CACCGGCTGTTCGGCCCGCTCGGGCTGCTGTTGTTCAGCTTCGACGACGTGCAGTCGGCCGGGGCGAGCCTGGTGCGCATGGTGGGCGTCGCCGACCTGCCCGCCGTCCCGGACCGGGAGCCCGCGCGCACCCCGCACCGGCCGGCGGTGGAGCTGCGCGGGGTGACGCACGGCTATGGCGACGGCCCGCCGGTGCTCACCGACGTCGAGCTGCGGCTGGCCCCGGGCGAGCGGGTGGCGCTGGTGGGGGCCTCGGGGGCCGGCAAGACCACGCTGGCCGGGGTGCTCGCCGGTGGACTCACCCCGCGGGCCGGCACGGTGCTGCTCGACGGCGCCCCGGCCGACCTGCGCGCCCACGTCGGGCTCGTCAGCCAGGAGGTGCACGTCTTCGCCGGCACGCTGGCCGACGACGTCCGGCTGGCACGGCCCGGGGCCAGCGACACCGAGGTGCGTGCGGCGCTGGCGGTCGTGGGTGCCGACTGGGCGCAGCTGGACGACCGGGTCGGCGAGGGCGGGCGTGAGCTCACCGCCCCGCAGGCCCAGCAGCTGGCCCTGGCCCGGCTGGTGCTGGCCGATCCCCCGGTCGCCGTGCTCGACGAGGCCACCGCCGAGGCCGGCAGCGCCGGCGCCCGCGACCTCGAGGAGGCCGCCCTCGCCGCCACCGCCGGCCGCACGACGCTGGTGGTCGCCCACCGGCTCACCCAGGCGGCCCGGGCCGACCGGGTCGTGGTGCTCGAGGCGGGCCGGGTGGTGGAGGAGGGCACGCACGCCGAGCTCGTCGCCGCCGGCGGGCGCTACGCCGGGCTCTGGTCGGCCTGGACCGCGCGGGGGTGAGTCAGGCGAGGACGCGGACGGCGAGGACGGCGATGTCGTCGTCCCGGGCCGGGCCGGTGAGGTTGGTCAGCACGTCGTCGAGCAGCTCGTCCACCGGGCGGTGCTGCTGGCCGGCCAGGGCCCGGGCGAGGTCGCCGGTGCCCACGTCGAGGTCGCGGTCGCGGTGCTCCACCAGGCCGTCGGTGTAGAGCACCAGGGTGCTGCCCACCGGCAGGTCGCGGACGTGGTCGTGCCGCAGCCGCGTCGGGTCGACGCCGATCAGCACGTCGGGCGGGGTGACCAGCAGCTCGACCGCGCCGTCGGGGTGCACCAGCAGCGGGGGCGGGTGCCCGGCGTTGGACCAGGTGACCCGGGCACCCAGGTCGAGCCGCTCGACCCGGGCCAGCAGCAGGGTGGCCAGGGTGTCCAGGTCCAGACCCGCGGCGGCGCGGTCGACCCGGTGCACCGACTGCGAGGGCACCTCGGAACGGTCGAAGGCGAACCCGCGCAGCAGGGTGCGCAGCTGGCCCATCGAGGCGGCCGCCGCGGTGTCGTGCCCGGTCACGTCGCCGATGGCCAGCACGGTGGTGCCGTCGGGGGTGGTGAAGGCGTCGTACCAGTCCCCGCCGACCTGGTCCTGGGCGTGCGAGGGCAGGTAGCGGGCCGCCACGGCCAACCGGTCCGGTGCCGGGAGCTCGGTGAGCATCGCCCGCTGCAGCGTCTCGGCGACCCCCCGCCGCTCGGCGAGCAGCAGTGCCCGCTGCAGCGCCTGGGCCACGTACCGGGCCAGGGCCCGGATCACCAGCCGGCCGGCCGGGGTGATGTCGCGTCGGGAGGTCCAGACGAGGCTGAGCACCGCGCGCTCCTGGCCGACCAGGTCCAGCGGCAGGTGCAGGTTGGCCTCGAAGGGGGCCACGTCCTCGGTCAGCCCGGGGACGGCGGCCCGG
This sequence is a window from Geodermatophilaceae bacterium NBWT11. Protein-coding genes within it:
- a CDS encoding SpoIIE family protein phosphatase, encoding MTISRQGTDSGELTQPLRLPLPLPVATPLPARTDEAFERFARLAARQLRVPIALVSLVDADRQVFPGAVGLPEPFATERSMPISWSLCQHVVTTAGPLAVPDAREHPLLRDSLAIPGLGLIAYAGHPLVDAEGRVIGALCAIDTETRTWTTDDLGSLADLASACSSELRLRTLQLRADAAADAEAESGRQSRLLLALSETLNRTETVADVASTVAQLATRRLGVDRAVVSLQEGHRRDLVPVTADGRPGTGSWRPRPQDEPHPATLTALDGRERWFADAAATRAAVPGLTEDVAPFEANLHLPLDLVGQERAVLSLVWTSRRDITPAGRLVIRALARYVAQALQRALLLAERRGVAETLQRAMLTELPAPDRLAVAARYLPSHAQDQVGGDWYDAFTTPDGTTVLAIGDVTGHDTAAAASMGQLRTLLRGFAFDRSEVPSQSVHRVDRAAAGLDLDTLATLLLARVERLDLGARVTWSNAGHPPPLLVHPDGAVELLVTPPDVLIGVDPTRLRHDHVRDLPVGSTLVLYTDGLVEHRDRDLDVGTGDLARALAGQQHRPVDELLDDVLTNLTGPARDDDIAVLAVRVLA